One genomic window of Aerosakkonema funiforme FACHB-1375 includes the following:
- a CDS encoding phage baseplate assembly protein V produces the protein MNLLSELLAVPEQQGRFYGVTVGIVTNNKDDDGLGRVKVKFPLLSDSDESYWARVLTLMAGNDRGIYFLPEVDDEVLVAFAHGDIESPYILGAVWNGKDKPPEKNDDGKNNRRLIKSRSGHQIILDDTKDEEKIIIRDRTDKNEIVIDSKNNKLNIKVEKDITIEAKGKITIKSSDGDVLIEGKNLSFKAQQNCEIQADTNLKMQAQQSCEIKANTNCNVQANGGMTLKCAAGVNINDGALEVI, from the coding sequence ATGAATTTACTATCCGAATTATTGGCTGTACCCGAACAACAAGGACGTTTTTATGGGGTCACAGTTGGAATAGTTACAAATAATAAAGATGATGATGGATTGGGGCGAGTTAAGGTAAAATTTCCCTTACTTTCTGATAGTGATGAGAGTTATTGGGCTAGAGTATTAACGTTGATGGCTGGTAACGATCGAGGAATATACTTTTTACCAGAAGTTGATGATGAAGTGTTAGTGGCATTTGCTCATGGCGATATCGAATCGCCGTATATTTTAGGCGCGGTTTGGAATGGCAAAGATAAACCACCTGAAAAAAATGACGATGGTAAAAACAACCGTCGCTTAATTAAATCTCGCAGCGGTCATCAGATAATTTTGGATGATACTAAAGATGAAGAAAAAATTATCATTCGCGATCGCACGGACAAGAACGAGATAGTGATTGATTCTAAAAATAACAAGCTTAATATCAAGGTAGAGAAAGATATCACAATTGAAGCAAAGGGAAAAATAACAATCAAAAGCAGCGATGGAGATGTTTTAATTGAAGGTAAAAATTTATCTTTTAAAGCACAACAAAATTGTGAAATTCAAGCCGATACAAATTTAAAAATGCAGGCTCAACAGAGTTGTGAAATCAAAGCTAATACTAATTGCAACGTTCAAGCAAATGGAGGAATGACACTTAAATGTGCAGCAGGAGTTAACATCAACGATGGCGCTTTGGAGGTAATTTAA
- a CDS encoding baseplate J/gp47 family protein, translated as MSTQPPKIDKRTYQEIVAQTEQLAQKFTQWRPHSDGKPDAGRALIRIFGRMAALVNDRINQAPEKNFLAFLDTIGTQILPPIPARVPLTFNLVSGNPTDASVPAGTQVAAPPIEEEKEEVVFETERKLALITAQLQAVFVREPLTDRYSDRTSEATGNINAAFKAFEANKPNEHYFFLACDRLLSLPENKTIIFIFYSTEISNFAQLPLSWSYWDGANWQALQVFYLNGVTWLPTPPSLTLNQREMQVSIRNLPVPARKTINGVEAAWLRVGLNTSIAPTQPLPYINAILAGVLIERNNLIQPDLCFFNASLLDLSKDFYPFGQQPRFNDTFYIGSQEIFAKPSAVVTIEVKLSGLPVNKNGGAELVWEVYNGASWEILGRSSVSNPKISGQPEFNDRTQAFTQDGQITFTLPAQIQPTIVSGTTNCWLRVRLIKGNYGTEATYRQTTNSSNQIFIEPVAASFAAPSVQSIGLKYNYRAWDALSACHTYNNFTYADRTAQLIDYGSTFQPLTPTAPTVEQINCNNKIQLFSLSTDIRPTLYLGFDRPFPNRAITLYFQVEPPRPGEIAKANAIAVPARVVWEYSSPTGWVPLTIQDETDALSERGIIQFIGPTNFSSQTEFGQSLYWLRARWESGEFAVSPQLRRILTNTTWASQTVTIAEEILGTSDGNPNQTYHTAQKPILLGQCLQVFEPTDPSLVGEKGGKGEKVEIVRNEAGQVQGAWVTWQEVPDFYGSGPRDRHYVLDRLAGEVRFGDGLHGAIPPQGFLNNIQLAPYRIGGGKRGNRPALTVTELKTTVPYVDSVTNLEPAAGGAEGESLERVKERGPKALRHRGRAVTVEDMEDLALEASTEVARALAIAPQFNPIDGLQWLPIYRINLDAAGEIKVETIALPDGITLEVNINGPGQSNPYTSKKLSTTNPAITYTVTQKQFELGREWSITFTNLGNSSADSVRAKITYLTGSLDVEFQAPSMNSSSTSNPYQGVTAAGRVELIIVPQSSDPQPTPSLSLLERVERYIRDRCSPAVDLHLTEPDWVEVTIRANIVPISLEKVDEIKQAATDTLIAFLHPLTGGRQGRGWDFGRRPHESDLYAVLEKVDGVDYVASLSIDSPSLNQLPNNRRNRFLIYSGAHQITCSQI; from the coding sequence ATGTCCACCCAGCCTCCAAAAATAGACAAGCGCACCTACCAAGAAATCGTTGCCCAAACAGAACAATTGGCGCAGAAGTTTACTCAATGGCGTCCTCATTCTGATGGTAAACCGGATGCGGGACGGGCGCTAATTCGTATTTTTGGGCGCATGGCAGCACTGGTAAACGATCGCATCAATCAAGCCCCAGAGAAAAACTTTTTAGCATTTCTAGATACGATCGGCACTCAAATTTTGCCGCCAATACCAGCACGAGTTCCCCTCACGTTTAATTTAGTTTCAGGCAATCCAACCGATGCTTCTGTTCCTGCTGGTACTCAAGTAGCAGCCCCACCAATAGAAGAAGAAAAAGAAGAGGTTGTTTTCGAGACGGAACGCAAACTGGCACTGATAACAGCACAATTACAAGCAGTATTTGTTCGGGAACCTCTTACCGATCGATATAGCGATCGCACTTCTGAAGCTACAGGCAATATTAATGCTGCTTTTAAAGCTTTTGAAGCCAATAAACCAAACGAACATTACTTTTTTCTAGCTTGCGATCGCTTATTAAGTTTACCAGAAAATAAGACAATTATTTTTATATTTTATTCAACAGAAATTTCAAACTTTGCCCAGTTACCTCTCTCTTGGTCGTACTGGGATGGTGCTAACTGGCAGGCATTACAAGTCTTTTATTTAAATGGTGTTACCTGGCTGCCAACACCACCATCCCTTACTCTAAATCAACGAGAAATGCAAGTCTCTATTCGCAATTTGCCAGTACCCGCACGAAAAACCATCAACGGAGTAGAAGCAGCATGGTTGCGAGTCGGTTTAAATACTTCCATCGCTCCTACCCAGCCACTTCCTTATATTAATGCGATTCTGGCTGGCGTGCTAATCGAACGCAATAACTTAATTCAGCCGGATTTGTGTTTTTTCAATGCTTCTCTTCTCGATTTGAGCAAAGATTTTTACCCTTTCGGTCAACAACCACGCTTTAACGATACTTTTTATATCGGTAGCCAAGAAATATTTGCCAAACCTTCTGCTGTAGTAACTATCGAAGTTAAACTTAGCGGATTACCTGTTAATAAAAACGGGGGTGCAGAACTTGTTTGGGAAGTTTATAACGGTGCTAGTTGGGAAATACTAGGACGATCGAGCGTTAGCAATCCTAAAATTAGCGGGCAACCGGAATTTAACGATCGCACTCAAGCCTTCACCCAGGATGGGCAAATAACATTTACTTTACCTGCTCAGATACAGCCTACGATCGTAAGTGGAACAACAAATTGCTGGCTCAGAGTCAGGTTAATCAAAGGGAATTATGGCACTGAAGCTACCTACAGACAAACCACAAATTCCAGTAATCAAATCTTCATCGAACCAGTAGCCGCATCCTTCGCAGCACCATCCGTGCAATCTATTGGATTGAAATATAATTATCGAGCTTGGGACGCTCTATCAGCTTGCCACACCTATAACAATTTTACTTATGCCGATCGCACAGCCCAACTGATAGATTATGGTTCCACATTTCAACCCTTAACCCCTACCGCTCCCACCGTTGAACAGATAAACTGTAATAATAAAATTCAACTTTTCAGCCTTTCCACCGATATCCGTCCTACTCTATACTTGGGATTCGATCGGCCTTTTCCTAATCGAGCAATTACCCTCTACTTTCAAGTAGAACCTCCGCGTCCGGGCGAAATTGCTAAAGCTAATGCGATCGCAGTACCCGCACGAGTTGTTTGGGAATATAGCAGCCCCACAGGTTGGGTTCCCTTAACCATACAGGATGAAACCGATGCTTTGAGCGAAAGAGGTATCATCCAGTTTATTGGGCCAACAAACTTTTCCAGCCAGACTGAGTTCGGACAATCTCTATACTGGCTGAGAGCGAGATGGGAAAGTGGAGAATTTGCGGTGTCTCCTCAGTTGCGCCGAATCCTGACGAATACGACTTGGGCATCTCAGACGGTGACGATCGCAGAAGAGATATTGGGTACAAGCGATGGTAATCCCAATCAAACTTACCACACTGCCCAAAAACCAATACTGTTGGGTCAATGCTTGCAAGTGTTTGAGCCAACAGACCCTTCTTTAGTAGGGGAAAAAGGGGGAAAAGGGGAAAAAGTTGAGATCGTCCGTAATGAGGCGGGACAGGTGCAAGGCGCTTGGGTGACGTGGCAGGAAGTGCCAGATTTCTACGGATCGGGGCCACGCGATCGCCATTACGTTCTCGATCGCCTTGCGGGTGAAGTACGTTTTGGTGATGGTTTACACGGCGCGATTCCACCCCAAGGCTTCCTAAATAACATTCAACTTGCTCCTTATCGCATCGGTGGCGGAAAACGAGGGAATCGTCCAGCATTAACCGTAACCGAACTAAAAACTACCGTACCTTATGTAGATAGCGTTACCAATCTCGAACCCGCTGCGGGTGGCGCTGAAGGAGAATCTCTAGAGCGGGTTAAAGAGCGAGGGCCAAAGGCACTGCGCCACCGAGGTCGAGCAGTAACCGTTGAAGATATGGAAGACTTAGCACTCGAAGCATCTACAGAGGTTGCTCGTGCTTTAGCGATCGCACCTCAGTTTAACCCGATCGACGGCTTGCAGTGGTTGCCTATCTACCGGATTAATCTCGATGCAGCAGGAGAGATTAAAGTCGAAACGATCGCACTTCCTGACGGTATCACCCTAGAAGTTAATATCAACGGCCCCGGACAGTCAAACCCCTACACATCCAAGAAGCTAAGTACAACAAACCCTGCCATCACCTATACCGTGACACAAAAGCAGTTCGAGCTTGGCAGAGAATGGAGCATTACTTTTACCAACTTAGGAAACTCCAGCGCCGATAGCGTTCGCGCCAAAATTACCTATCTGACAGGTTCTCTCGATGTAGAGTTTCAAGCTCCATCGATGAACTCTAGCAGTACAAGTAACCCGTATCAAGGAGTCACAGCTGCTGGTAGAGTTGAATTGATTATCGTACCGCAATCTTCAGATCCCCAACCAACGCCTAGCCTGAGTTTACTAGAGCGCGTCGAACGCTACATTCGCGATCGCTGTTCTCCCGCCGTCGATCTGCATCTCACAGAACCGGATTGGGTTGAAGTCACGATAAGAGCGAATATCGTTCCCATTTCACTAGAAAAAGTTGATGAAATCAAGCAAGCAGCAACCGATACTTTAATCGCATTCTTGCATCCCCTCACAGGGGGAAGGCAAGGTCGAGGTTGGGATTTCGGTCGCCGTCCGCACGAGTCAGATTTGTATGCCGTATTAGAAAAAGTTGATGGAGTCGATTATGTTGCTTCTCTCTCTATTGATAGCCCATCACTAAACCAATTACCCAACAACCGACGCAATAGGTTTTTAATCTATTCCGGCGCACACCAAATTACGTGCAGCCAAATCTAG
- a CDS encoding phage tail protein I codes for MPDNNPDRISSYLQYLPYLQQSDKFLGHFLLAIERILSGFTPKDSDDIMPNQLGLEEYIDRIHTYFNPGLSTEESGTAPADFLPWLASWVAASLQEEWDENFQRKFISNIVPLYRLRGTKAGMKKILEIYTGEEVKIYEFDRPAHYFQVEMTLSETAENLRRKQQIAKTILDLQKPAHTFYSFQVLVPTMQIRNKDLQNGIIVGRTTILGTTSNR; via the coding sequence ATGCCTGATAATAATCCCGATCGTATTAGTAGTTATCTCCAATATCTCCCTTACTTGCAGCAGTCTGATAAGTTTTTGGGACATTTTCTCCTGGCTATCGAGCGGATTTTAAGCGGATTTACTCCCAAAGATTCCGACGATATTATGCCCAACCAACTCGGTTTAGAAGAGTATATCGATCGCATTCACACCTACTTTAATCCTGGCTTATCCACAGAAGAATCCGGAACTGCACCTGCCGACTTTTTACCTTGGCTTGCCTCTTGGGTAGCAGCCAGCTTACAGGAAGAGTGGGATGAAAATTTTCAACGCAAGTTTATCAGTAATATCGTACCGTTGTATCGCTTGCGAGGAACGAAAGCAGGGATGAAAAAAATTCTAGAAATTTATACAGGAGAAGAGGTTAAAATTTACGAATTCGATCGACCCGCTCACTATTTTCAAGTTGAAATGACGTTGAGCGAGACAGCGGAAAACCTGAGACGCAAACAGCAGATCGCCAAAACAATTTTAGATTTACAAAAGCCTGCCCACACTTTTTATTCTTTCCAAGTGCTAGTGCCAACCATGCAAATCCGCAATAAAGACTTACAAAATGGGATAATTGTTGGAAGAACAACTATACTTGGAACAACCAGTAATCGCTAA
- a CDS encoding ATP-binding protein: MAETTKIRKPEDAIAHLPHFDALLPLLRRLDRHLGRAIAAIEVDRHPNAPIHLYRELQANLQQIEKLSVTQPSSNGFKGEAENLDKSLPDFVPPDSHLAQLQQTFKLSTFDLDAIAIVLAPELDRRYERLYAYVQDEERYLQPTVDLVLKILCPTATDKLSQRDRFSPDAPLIRHKLLYLVGNSNQAKPSLLAHNILLDEQVVRFLLNEKGLDSRLTPFCQLIQPAVDWNDLRLKESVKHGLKAIAQAGRGKGEKGKKGVEGNLGSQQNPVALEECPSDGEIGERKNGTMDKSPLPPERSDLRLYFQGSDRALARHTAEAIAAELQIPLLTADFARIIAAKVDFEPTLKLILRQAWFENTLLYLEGVEILQEEEHAILYQDLLNAIAQTKGITILAGKQPWKPGIEGVLGILTIPFTVPDFTQRRLEWQERLEEAGISISPTDLDALSDRFRLTPEQIANAVVTASNTIRWKAAAGETEISYSSIVFSATRAQGGHDLAALARKVEPKYRWDDIVLPPDAQTQLREICNQAKHRHLVYEEWGFDRKLSLGKGQNVLFSGLPGTGKTMAAEVMASELQLDLYKIDLSQIVSKYIGDTEKNLNRIFNAAATSNAILLFDEADSLFGKRTEVKESRDRYANIEVGYLLQKMEEYEGIAILTTNVRSNIDDAFVRRLRFIVEFPLPTEKQRRQIWEKIWPDTTPRSPHIDLDFLARKFEIGGASIRNVALAAAFLAADEGIPVHMSHLIRAIRREYQKMGKILMEEELQHTGN; the protein is encoded by the coding sequence ATGGCGGAAACAACAAAAATTAGGAAGCCTGAAGATGCGATCGCGCACCTTCCCCACTTCGACGCTCTATTGCCATTACTGCGCCGATTAGATCGACATCTAGGACGAGCGATCGCTGCTATTGAAGTCGATCGCCATCCAAATGCTCCCATTCATCTCTATCGCGAATTGCAAGCTAACCTACAACAAATAGAAAAGTTGTCAGTGACGCAGCCTAGTTCCAACGGTTTTAAAGGGGAAGCCGAAAATTTAGATAAATCTTTACCCGACTTTGTACCGCCAGATTCGCACCTAGCACAGCTTCAGCAAACGTTTAAATTATCCACATTTGACCTCGATGCGATCGCGATCGTTCTCGCTCCAGAACTCGATCGCCGCTACGAACGCCTCTACGCCTACGTACAAGACGAAGAGCGTTATTTGCAACCTACTGTCGATCTCGTCCTCAAAATCCTTTGTCCGACAGCAACCGACAAACTCAGCCAACGCGATCGCTTTTCTCCAGACGCTCCCCTCATCCGCCATAAACTACTGTACCTTGTTGGCAACTCTAACCAAGCCAAACCGAGTCTACTAGCGCATAATATCTTACTCGACGAACAAGTTGTCCGCTTCCTACTCAACGAAAAAGGACTCGATTCTCGGTTAACACCTTTTTGCCAATTAATTCAGCCTGCTGTTGACTGGAACGATTTACGCTTGAAGGAATCCGTCAAACACGGTTTAAAAGCGATCGCTCAGGCGGGAAGGGGAAAAGGGGAAAAAGGGAAAAAGGGTGTGGAAGGAAATTTGGGATCGCAGCAAAACCCTGTTGCTCTTGAGGAATGCCCTTCGGATGGAGAAATAGGGGAGAGGAAAAACGGGACAATGGACAAATCCCCTCTTCCCCCGGAGCGCAGCGACTTGCGACTGTATTTCCAAGGAAGCGATCGCGCTCTTGCTCGCCACACCGCTGAAGCTATAGCCGCTGAACTTCAAATCCCCTTATTGACAGCCGATTTCGCCCGAATCATAGCTGCAAAAGTAGATTTCGAGCCTACTTTAAAGCTAATCCTCCGTCAAGCTTGGTTTGAAAATACCCTGCTTTATCTTGAGGGGGTAGAGATATTGCAAGAGGAAGAACACGCTATCTTATATCAAGATTTGCTCAATGCAATTGCTCAAACCAAGGGAATAACCATCCTAGCAGGCAAGCAACCTTGGAAGCCCGGAATAGAAGGTGTCTTGGGAATTTTGACGATACCTTTTACCGTTCCTGACTTTACCCAGCGTCGCCTAGAATGGCAAGAGCGTTTGGAGGAAGCCGGAATTTCTATTTCGCCAACCGACTTGGATGCTTTAAGCGATCGTTTCCGCCTTACTCCAGAGCAAATTGCCAACGCCGTTGTCACCGCTAGCAATACCATTCGCTGGAAAGCTGCGGCTGGAGAAACCGAGATTTCCTATAGCTCAATTGTATTTTCTGCTACCCGCGCTCAAGGCGGTCACGATCTAGCTGCACTTGCACGCAAAGTCGAACCTAAATATCGCTGGGATGATATTGTTCTACCACCCGATGCCCAAACCCAGCTTAGGGAAATTTGCAATCAAGCTAAACATCGACATCTGGTGTATGAAGAATGGGGGTTCGATCGGAAGTTATCTCTCGGTAAAGGGCAGAATGTTCTATTTTCTGGCTTACCGGGGACGGGAAAGACGATGGCGGCGGAAGTGATGGCAAGTGAATTACAGCTAGACCTTTATAAAATTGATTTATCCCAAATTGTCAGTAAATATATTGGCGATACAGAAAAAAATCTCAATCGCATCTTTAACGCCGCAGCTACTTCCAACGCTATTCTTTTATTTGACGAAGCAGATTCTCTATTTGGCAAGCGCACAGAAGTAAAAGAATCGCGCGATCGCTATGCCAATATTGAAGTTGGTTATCTATTGCAGAAAATGGAAGAATATGAAGGAATTGCCATTTTAACAACCAATGTTCGTAGCAATATAGATGATGCGTTCGTGCGACGACTGCGTTTTATAGTTGAGTTTCCCCTTCCTACCGAAAAGCAACGCCGCCAAATCTGGGAGAAAATTTGGCCTGACACCACACCTCGCAGTCCTCACATAGACCTAGATTTTTTAGCACGTAAGTTTGAAATTGGTGGTGCTAGCATCCGCAATGTTGCTTTAGCCGCCGCATTTCTAGCTGCTGATGAGGGTATACCCGTTCACATGAGTCATCTGATTCGTGCGATCCGCCGGGAGTATCAGAAGATGGGCAAGATATTGATGGAAGAAGAATTACAGCACACAGGGAATTGA
- a CDS encoding phage late control D family protein: MYSLKDTELLNLKVQVLLKGSRLPIKAEVDLQAISVHQDLDAPGMFAMEFINWDPTKGKVTWVDDNLFDIGTQIEIQIGYQNNLISLIGGEITGLEPEFQLDVMAPLLVVRGHDLRHRLLRGRKTRSFTKLKDSEIASQIAVERGLQPQVKDTQVKLEYVLQANQTDLEFLQERARRIGYEVVVENKTLYFHPHQNDTQKVLTLTREDDLIEFRPRLSAMGQVSNVEVHSWNFKDKKAFTGKAAAGSENSTMKGSTSGPQKVTQAFGKATHVIVSEPASNQTEADRMAMGQFNDMALTYITGEGICLGFPELQPGRVIEITGVGNRFSGLYYVTSATHFYQKDRGYVTNFTVRRNAT, encoded by the coding sequence ATGTATAGCCTTAAAGATACCGAATTACTAAATCTTAAAGTTCAAGTCTTACTAAAAGGCTCTCGTCTACCGATAAAAGCAGAGGTTGATTTACAAGCGATCTCAGTACATCAAGACTTGGATGCGCCGGGGATGTTTGCTATGGAATTTATTAACTGGGACCCTACCAAAGGCAAAGTTACTTGGGTAGATGATAACTTATTCGACATCGGAACTCAGATAGAAATCCAAATCGGTTATCAAAATAATTTAATAAGTTTAATAGGAGGAGAAATTACAGGATTAGAGCCAGAATTTCAATTGGATGTAATGGCTCCCCTTCTGGTTGTGCGTGGCCATGACTTGCGCCATCGACTTTTAAGAGGTCGCAAAACCCGCTCTTTTACAAAGCTGAAAGACAGCGAAATTGCCAGTCAAATTGCGGTAGAACGAGGTTTGCAACCCCAAGTTAAAGACACTCAAGTAAAACTAGAGTACGTTTTGCAAGCGAATCAAACCGACCTGGAATTCTTACAAGAAAGAGCAAGGCGTATTGGGTATGAAGTTGTCGTAGAAAACAAAACCTTGTATTTCCATCCTCACCAGAATGATACTCAAAAAGTATTAACTTTGACACGAGAGGATGACCTAATTGAATTTCGTCCTCGTTTGAGTGCTATGGGTCAAGTTAGTAATGTAGAGGTGCATAGCTGGAACTTTAAGGATAAAAAAGCATTTACTGGTAAAGCTGCTGCTGGTAGCGAAAACTCAACCATGAAAGGTTCTACCAGCGGGCCACAAAAAGTTACCCAAGCTTTCGGTAAAGCGACTCATGTTATTGTTAGCGAACCTGCATCCAATCAAACAGAAGCCGATCGCATGGCAATGGGACAATTTAATGATATGGCATTAACTTATATTACTGGTGAAGGCATTTGTTTGGGATTTCCCGAATTACAGCCAGGAAGAGTCATTGAAATTACGGGAGTAGGCAATCGGTTTAGCGGACTTTATTACGTCACTTCAGCAACTCATTTTTACCAGAAAGATAGAGGATATGTCACTAATTTTACGGTGAGGAGGAATGCCACATGA
- the hetR gene encoding heterocyst differentiation master regulator HetR, which produces MSKDLDLIKRLSPSAMDQIMLYLAFSAMRTSGHRHGAFLDAAATAAKCAIYMTYLEQGQNLRMTGHLHHIEPKRVKAIVEEVREALTQGKLLKMLGSQEPRYLIQFPYVWMEQYPWMPGRPRIPGTTLTSEEKRQIEEKLPPLLPDAQLINSFQFMELIEFLHNRSQEDLPSERRTPLSEALAEHIKRRLIYAGTVTRIDCPWGLPFYALTRASYSPSDDEERTFIMVEDTARYFRLMKGWQERQRYVMRILEELDIPPDRVDRALEELDEVIRQWADRHHRDGGDQMILQMVFGPKDD; this is translated from the coding sequence TGGGCACAGGCATGGGGCGTTTCTGGATGCAGCTGCGACAGCAGCAAAATGTGCCATTTATATGACCTATCTGGAGCAGGGCCAAAACCTGCGAATGACCGGTCACCTGCACCATATTGAGCCGAAGCGGGTTAAGGCGATAGTTGAAGAAGTCAGAGAAGCGCTGACTCAAGGTAAACTGCTGAAGATGCTCGGTTCCCAAGAACCTCGCTATCTGATTCAGTTTCCCTATGTCTGGATGGAACAGTATCCCTGGATGCCGGGGCGACCGCGCATTCCCGGTACGACGCTCACCTCTGAGGAGAAAAGACAAATTGAGGAAAAACTACCGCCGCTCCTGCCTGACGCTCAACTGATCAATTCGTTTCAGTTCATGGAATTGATCGAATTTCTGCATAATCGCTCTCAGGAGGACTTGCCATCGGAAAGGCGAACACCTCTGAGCGAAGCTTTGGCAGAACATATCAAGCGTCGCCTGATTTATGCCGGGACGGTGACGCGCATAGATTGTCCTTGGGGACTGCCTTTCTACGCTCTTACCCGCGCTTCTTACTCCCCCTCAGATGACGAGGAGCGCACTTTTATTATGGTTGAAGATACAGCCAGGTACTTCCGTCTGATGAAGGGGTGGCAAGAGCGACAGCGCTATGTGATGCGAATCTTGGAGGAGTTGGATATTCCACCCGATCGCGTCGATCGCGCTTTGGAGGAGTTAGATGAGGTCATCCGCCAGTGGGCGGACAGACACCACCGCGATGGCGGCGATCAAATGATTTTACAGATGGTTTTTGGCCCCAAAGATGACTGA
- a CDS encoding baseplate J/gp47 family protein: MPLPLPNLDDRSYEDLVAEATSLIPVEYPEWTDHNPSDTGIILIELLAWLTEMVLYRVDRVPDKNMEIFLKLLNGPEWVNGEKGKGERGKGGSSSSLLEGGLQDAIRETVVDLRKRYRAVTCEDYERLAVEDWNQTAQSQLLGKIRRSHCLPERNLALKNPEAREANAPGHISLVIVPDIPEQAGEANLSPSPLSPFPLSPFSPSFSPSPSSDLLTALWIFLDERRLLTTRHHVVAPEYVPVTISATLFLDEGARATDVRSRAEKSISTFFHPFKGGADGTGWPFGRNIYISEVYELLDDIPGVNYVEIVKLQVIYPTMQIRNDLDRSKEIGLLVGVNTIIGRGLLDEDTNKQVVLKDYELVAVKIGELILKEAWQVNA; this comes from the coding sequence ATGCCTTTACCATTACCCAACTTAGATGATCGTTCTTATGAAGATTTGGTTGCAGAAGCCACCTCTCTGATCCCCGTCGAGTATCCCGAATGGACTGACCACAACCCATCGGACACGGGAATTATTTTAATTGAATTGCTGGCTTGGCTAACCGAAATGGTACTTTATCGGGTCGATCGCGTCCCCGATAAAAATATGGAAATTTTTCTCAAGCTGCTCAATGGGCCAGAATGGGTCAATGGGGAAAAGGGGAAAGGGGAAAGGGGAAAGGGGGGAAGTTCTTCCTCCCTCTTGGAGGGTGGTTTGCAAGATGCTATTCGCGAAACAGTTGTCGATCTGCGAAAGCGTTACCGAGCAGTAACTTGTGAGGATTACGAGCGATTGGCAGTCGAAGATTGGAATCAAACCGCGCAATCCCAATTATTAGGCAAAATTAGGCGATCGCATTGCCTTCCCGAACGCAACCTAGCTTTAAAGAACCCAGAAGCACGAGAAGCAAATGCTCCCGGACACATTAGCCTAGTCATAGTACCAGACATACCCGAACAAGCAGGCGAAGCCAACCTCTCCCCTTCCCCCCTTTCCCCCTTTCCCCTTTCCCCCTTTTCCCCTTCTTTTTCCCCTTCCCCCTCTTCAGATTTACTAACTGCCTTGTGGATATTTTTGGACGAACGACGGTTACTGACAACGCGCCATCATGTTGTTGCACCAGAGTATGTACCTGTTACGATCTCTGCTACCCTATTTCTTGACGAAGGGGCTAGAGCGACAGATGTGCGATCGCGTGCCGAAAAAAGCATCAGCACTTTCTTTCATCCCTTCAAGGGCGGTGCAGACGGCACTGGCTGGCCTTTTGGTCGCAACATTTATATTTCTGAAGTTTATGAATTGCTTGATGATATCCCTGGAGTGAACTACGTCGAGATAGTGAAACTACAAGTCATTTATCCAACGATGCAAATCAGAAACGATCTCGATCGAAGTAAAGAAATTGGTCTGCTGGTTGGAGTAAATACAATTATTGGCAGAGGACTTCTTGATGAGGATACCAACAAACAAGTTGTCTTGAAAGACTATGAATTAGTTGCAGTCAAAATTGGTGAATTAATCCTGAAGGAGGCTTGGCAAGTCAATGCCTGA
- a CDS encoding GPW/gp25 family protein, producing MNGDFLGVGWTSPVKLDGKNQVEMARYEECVRQSIWTILSTAYGERLMRPDFGCGIHDLVFANNSAGTIGVAIASVEQSLIQWEPRIDLLDVDAYPDSSQPNRLLIQINYRVRTTNNRFNLVYPFYLE from the coding sequence ATGAATGGCGATTTTTTAGGAGTGGGATGGACATCCCCAGTAAAACTAGACGGAAAAAACCAAGTTGAAATGGCACGTTATGAAGAGTGCGTCCGACAGTCAATTTGGACTATTTTAAGCACCGCTTACGGGGAACGTTTAATGCGCCCTGATTTTGGTTGTGGCATTCACGATCTGGTATTTGCTAATAACAGTGCTGGCACAATTGGAGTTGCGATCGCATCCGTAGAGCAATCCTTAATTCAGTGGGAACCGCGCATAGATTTACTGGACGTAGATGCCTATCCCGATTCTTCTCAACCCAACCGATTACTCATTCAAATTAATTACCGAGTTCGTACAACAAATAATCGATTCAACTTGGTTTATCCATTCTATTTAGAGTAA